A segment of the Romboutsia sp. 13368 genome:
AGAAAGATCAAAATCTTCTGCTAAATTCAAAGCTTTAGTAGAAGCTAACACAAAGGTAGCTCCTAAGTGGTTAGAAACTAACTTAGAAGAAATGTCTGCTAAAGTTGTTGCTTTACCAGCAAGAGAAGATATAGATCTTGAAATAGCAGAACACTTAATAATAGAGCTTTACTCTAAGTAATAAGCATATTTTAAAGATAACTTTTAAAGTTATCTTTGAAAAATTGTTTACCCTCAGTGGATTAATAAATTTAAGGGAGGGTTTTGTCCATGATAGAAATAGAAAAACCAAAAGTAGATATAATAGAACTTAGCGAAGACTATAGATATGGAAAGTTTGTCATAGAACCTCTTGAAAGAGGCTATGGAATAACTATAGGGAATGCTTTAAGAAGAATATTATTATCATCTTTACCTGGTGTTGCAGTTAATTCTATAAAAATAGATGGAGTTCTTCATGAATTCTCTACTGTACCAGGTGTTAAAGAAGATGTTACTGAAATTATATTAGCATTAAAAGAACTTTCAGCTACTATAGATGGTGAAGGTAGTAGAACTCTTAAAATAGAGGCTCAAGGACCATGCACTATCAAAGGATCAGACATAATATGTCCTCCTGATGTTGAAATATTAAGTAAGGATTTACATATAGCTACGCTAGATGAAAATTCTAAGTTTAATATGGAAATACATGTAGACAAAGGTAGAGGTTACGTTTCTGCTGAAGAAAATAAGACAGAGCATATGCCTATAGGTGTTTTACCTGTAGATTCAATATATACTCCTGTTGAAAAAGTAAGCTACCATGTTGAAAATACTAGAGTAGGTCAAAAGTCAGATTATGATAAATTAATACTAGAAGTTTGGACTAATGGAAGTATAAATCCTCAAGAAGGAATATCTCTAGCAGCTAAAGTACTAGTTGAACACTTAAATCTATTCATAGACTTAACAGAGCATGTAAGCAATGTTGAGATAATGGTAGAAAAAGAAGAAGACCAAAAAGAAAAAGTTCTAGAAATGACAATAGAAGAATTAGATTTATCTGTTAGATCTTACAACTGTTTAAAGAGAGCGGGAATAAACACAGTTGAAGAATTAGCTAATAAATCTGAGGACGATATGATGAAGGTTAGAAATCTAGGGAAGAAATCTCTAGAGGAAGTAATCCAAAAGTTAGAAGAACTTGGACTAGGTCTTAAACCAAGCGAAGAATAGGCAAGAAGGAGGGATAGTATGGCTACTTACCGTAAATTAGGACGTGAGACAGCTCACAGAAACCTTATGTTAAGAAACTTAGTAACTGATTTACTAAGAAACGGAAGAATAGAAACAACTGTAACTAGAGCAAAAGAAACTCGTAGAATGGCAGAAAAGATGATAACTCTTGCTAAAAGAGGAGATCTTCACGCTAGAAGACAAGTTTTAGCTTACGTTATGGATGAGACTGTAGTAAACAACTTATTCACTGATATAGCTCCAAAATATGCAGAGAGAAACGGTGGATACACTAGAATAATCAAAAAAGGACCAAGAAGAGGCGACGCTGCTGAAATGGCTTTCATAGAATTAGTATAGTGTGAAAAAGGATTAAGTTATATAACTTAATCCTTTTTTTATTATATTCATTTATTACTATTGAATATGGCATATAATAAGTAAAGTATAAAATCTCTATTACAGATATTTTTTAATAATTATTAAAAAAATATAAATTTGTATTTTTATGGTAAAATATAAACTATTTTATATTTTAAAATCTAATTCTCAAAATCAAAAAATATATTAAATTATGGTATAATATTAACCAAACTATTTTTTATATTAAATAATATAGAGATATACTACTTATGAGAATAGCGTTAGATCGNNNNNNNNNNNNNNNNNNNNNNNNNNNNNNNNNTTATTTTATATTTTAAAATCTAATTCTCAAAATCAAAAAATATATTAAATTATGGTATAATATTAACCAAACTATTTTTTATATTAAATAATATAGAGATATACTACTTATGAGAAGGAGTCAGTTGATGAATAATATAATAGAAGTCAATAATGTATCATTTGAGTATATTACAGATGAAAGTACACTTAAAGCTATAGATAATCTAGACTTACAAGTTAAAGAGGGAGAATTTGTAGCTATAATAGGGCATAATGGTTCAGGGAAATCTACATTGTCTAAGAACTTAAATGCAATATTATTTCCTACTGAAGGTAATATACTTATAAATGAAATGGATACTAGAGATGAAGACAGGTTATGGGATATAAGACAGACAGCAGGAATGGTATTCCAAAACCCAGATAACCAAATAGTTGCAACTGTAGTAGAAGAAGATGTAGCATTTGGTCCAGAAAACTTAGGTATAGAGCCTAATGAAATAAAAAAAAGAGTTGAGGAATCTCTAAAAAGTGTAGGTATGTATGAGTTAAGAGATAGACAACCTCACTTATTATCAGGAGGACAAAAGCAAAGGGTAGCTATCGCAGGTATAATAGCTATGAAGCCTAAATGTATTATATTTGATGAAGCAACAGCTATGCTAGATCCATCTGGTAGAAAAGAAGTAATGAAGACTATAAAAAGGCTAAATAAAGAAGAAAATATAACTACATTACACATAACTCACTTTATGGAAGAGGCAGTAGAAGCAGATAGAGTTGTAGTTATGGAAAAAGGCAGAAAATTATTAGAAGGTACACCTAAAGATGTTTTTAGTAAAGTTGAGACATTAAAAAATATAGGATTAGATGTGCCTGGTATGACAGAGTTATCTAATTTACTGCAAGAAGAAGGATTAGATATAAGAAATGATATATTAACAGTAGATGAGATGGTGATGGAATTATGTCGATTAAAGTAAAGAATTTAACTCATATTTATAATGAAGGAATGCCTTTTAGTAGTAAAGCCTTAGATGATATTAGTTTTGAAATAAAAGATAAAGATTTTGTTGGACTTATAGGTCATACAGGTTCAGGTAAGTCAACATTAATACAACATTTAAATGGAATATTAAAACCTTCATCAGGTGATATATTTATAAATGATTTTAAAATAACAGACCCTGATTTAAATTTAACTGAAATAAGAAAAAGAGTTGGAGTAGTATTTCAATATCCAGAATATCAATTATTTGAAGAAACGATAGAAAAAGATATAGCTTTTGGACCTTCTAATTTAGGTTTAAATGAAGAAGAGATTAATAATAGAGTAAAACTATCTATGGAAGCTGTTGGACTTGATTATGAGTTATTTAAAGACAAATCTCCATTTGAATTATCTGGAGGTCAAAAGAGAAGAGTAGCAATAGCTGGAGTTATAGCTATGAATCCTGAAGTTTTAATTTTAGATGAACCTACAGCAGGATTAGACCCAGGTGGTAGAGACGAAATATTTGAACTTATAACTAAATTACATAAGAATAATGACATGACTATAATATTATCGTCTCATAGTATGGATGATATGGCTAAGCTAGCTAAAACGATAATAGTAATGAATCATGGAAAAATAGAATTTATGGGATCTCCTAGAGAAGTATTTAACTCTAAAGCAGAAAGATTAAAAGAAATAGGGTTAGATATACCTCAAGTTTTAGAGCTTGCTATAAAGTTAAGAGAAAAAGGATTTAACATAAGAGAAGATATATTAACGATAGAAGAGGCTAAAGAAGAAATACTTAAAGTGTTAAAAGGAGGGCAAGAATGTTAAAAGATATAACAATAGGTCAACATTACCCTTCTAATTCATTAATTCATAAATTGGATGCAAGGGTTAAGCTAATAGCAACCTTAATATTTATGATATCATTATTTATAATTGATAAGTTTTGGCCATATGCTATAGTATTTTTAGCATTAGTGGCTACTATAAAATTATCTAATATACCATTTAAGTATATTATGAATGGAATTAAACCTCTTAAATGGATTATAATATTCACATTTGTAATAAATATATTTTTCCTTCCAGGAGATCCTATAGTATCTTTTGGTTTTATAAAAATAACTGACCAGGGAGTTAGACAAGCTATATTTATGGCATTAAGATTAATACTTTTAGTATTAGGGACATCTATGTTAACATTAACAACTTCTCCTATGGATCTTACAGATGGTATTGAAAGATTATTAAATCCATTTAATAAAATAGGATTACCAGTACATGAATTATCTATGATGATGACTATAGCTTTAAGATTCATACCTACATTATTAGATGAAACAGATAAAATAATGAAAGCTCAAATGTCTAGAGGTGCAGATTTTGAAAGTAAAAATATTATAAGTAGAGCTAAAAATCTAGTTCCTTTACTAGTGCCTCTATTTGTAAGTGCATTTAGAAGAGCTGAAGAACTTTCTATGGCTATGGAAGCTAGATGTTATAGAGGGGGATATAATAGAACTAAAATGAGACAGTCAATTATAACTAAGAATGATTATACAGCAGTTTGTATACTGGTAGTATATTTGGTTATAATTATAGTTACGAGATTTATCTAAAGAGGTATAATATGAGAAACTTAAAAATTACAATACAATATAATGGTTCTAACTATTGTGGATG
Coding sequences within it:
- a CDS encoding DNA-directed RNA polymerase subunit alpha, translated to MIEIEKPKVDIIELSEDYRYGKFVIEPLERGYGITIGNALRRILLSSLPGVAVNSIKIDGVLHEFSTVPGVKEDVTEIILALKELSATIDGEGSRTLKIEAQGPCTIKGSDIICPPDVEILSKDLHIATLDENSKFNMEIHVDKGRGYVSAEENKTEHMPIGVLPVDSIYTPVEKVSYHVENTRVGQKSDYDKLILEVWTNGSINPQEGISLAAKVLVEHLNLFIDLTEHVSNVEIMVEKEEDQKEKVLEMTIEELDLSVRSYNCLKRAGINTVEELANKSEDDMMKVRNLGKKSLEEVIQKLEELGLGLKPSEE
- the rplQ gene encoding 50S ribosomal protein L17, with the translated sequence MATYRKLGRETAHRNLMLRNLVTDLLRNGRIETTVTRAKETRRMAEKMITLAKRGDLHARRQVLAYVMDETVVNNLFTDIAPKYAERNGGYTRIIKKGPRRGDAAEMAFIELV
- a CDS encoding energy-coupling factor transporter ATPase codes for the protein MSIKVKNLTHIYNEGMPFSSKALDDISFEIKDKDFVGLIGHTGSGKSTLIQHLNGILKPSSGDIFINDFKITDPDLNLTEIRKRVGVVFQYPEYQLFEETIEKDIAFGPSNLGLNEEEINNRVKLSMEAVGLDYELFKDKSPFELSGGQKRRVAIAGVIAMNPEVLILDEPTAGLDPGGRDEIFELITKLHKNNDMTIILSSHSMDDMAKLAKTIIVMNHGKIEFMGSPREVFNSKAERLKEIGLDIPQVLELAIKLREKGFNIREDILTIEEAKEEILKVLKGGQEC
- a CDS encoding energy-coupling factor transporter ATPase, with protein sequence MNNIIEVNNVSFEYITDESTLKAIDNLDLQVKEGEFVAIIGHNGSGKSTLSKNLNAILFPTEGNILINEMDTRDEDRLWDIRQTAGMVFQNPDNQIVATVVEEDVAFGPENLGIEPNEIKKRVEESLKSVGMYELRDRQPHLLSGGQKQRVAIAGIIAMKPKCIIFDEATAMLDPSGRKEVMKTIKRLNKEENITTLHITHFMEEAVEADRVVVMEKGRKLLEGTPKDVFSKVETLKNIGLDVPGMTELSNLLQEEGLDIRNDILTVDEMVMELCRLK
- a CDS encoding energy-coupling factor transporter transmembrane component T family protein — protein: MLKDITIGQHYPSNSLIHKLDARVKLIATLIFMISLFIIDKFWPYAIVFLALVATIKLSNIPFKYIMNGIKPLKWIIIFTFVINIFFLPGDPIVSFGFIKITDQGVRQAIFMALRLILLVLGTSMLTLTTSPMDLTDGIERLLNPFNKIGLPVHELSMMMTIALRFIPTLLDETDKIMKAQMSRGADFESKNIISRAKNLVPLLVPLFVSAFRRAEELSMAMEARCYRGGYNRTKMRQSIITKNDYTAVCILVVYLVIIIVTRFI